The Paenibacillus sp. FSL W8-0426 region GACGATCGGCTCAACCATAACGGCGGCTACATCATCGCCCCAGCGTTCCAACGCTTCTTTCAGTCCGTCCAGGTCATTGTAAGGCACCGTAATGACCTCGTGCGCAATGCTCGTCGGAATGCCGGCACTGTCCGGAATGCCCAGCGTCGATGGGCCAGAGCCTGCAGCAACGAGCACCAGGTCGGAGTGGCCGTGGTAACATCCGGCAAACTTCACGATTTTGTTGCGTTTGGTGTAAGCGCGAGCGACGCGGATCGTGGTCATGACCGCTTCCGTGCCCGAGTTGACGAAGCGGACCTTGTCCATCGAAGGAATGGCTTCCTTCAGCATTTTGGCCAGCTTGATCTCTAGTTCGGTCGGTGTGCCGTACAGCACGCCGTTGGCGGCCGCTTCCGCAATCGCTTGGGTAATATGCGGATGCGCATGCCCGGTGATAATCGGTCCGTAGGCTGCCAGGTAATCAATGTAGCGGTTGTCGTCCACATCCCAGAAGTGGGCGCCTTGAGCCTTTTTCATAAACACAGGCGAACCGCCGCCCACGGCTTTGAATGAGCGGGAAGGGCTGTTGACGCCTCCGACGATATGTTGAAGCGCTTCGTTGTATAAAACCTCGGAGCGGGAACGTGATGGATTCATGGAATAACTTCCTTTCGTAATATAGAAATATCGGTTTGCTTTTGATAAAAGTCATATATAACAATACCAGTTTGGCATGCAAGATCAAATGAAGATTTGCACAAAAATCAGGCGAAACCGGACAAAAACGTTTGTTGAAGCAGCCTCTGCGAAGGCAGAACGCTCCTAAGAAGTCGTTTCCACCTCCTTAGAATTCACCGATCCCGCGACAAACATGCTGAAACCAGGCGGAATACAGCAGCAAAAAAGGCAGCCGGATGGCTGCCTTTGGCAAAGCGTGATCTTGCATGGTGAACTTTTATTGTGCAGGCTGCCCGGTATCCTGATCATCACCGCTGGCCGTCTTGTCATTGGCCGCATCCTGGCTGTCGTTCTGCTCCACAGGCGGATGGATGATATCCTGCACATGCTGCTTCAATTTCTCTTCGCTCGTTACGGTCAGAACCTGGGCGCCGCCTGGCGTGCGCTCTTCTTTCAGCAAGTCCATGGGCGGAACTTGCTCGCTGCCGTTCATGCTGCTCTGGTACCCGAGTCCGCCGAGCTTCCACATGTCGGAAAGAGTCAGGTTCGTATCGACGTAAGGGCTGACCTCCTCCAAAATGCTAGGCAGCTTGGCAATCGTTGTGGTCGATTGCATTTTCGCCGCAACGGCTTTCAGAAATTCGCGTTGGCGCTCCGAACGCGCAAAGTCGGACATGGCGTCATGACGGAAACGCACATACATCAGGGCCGTTTCGCCGTCCAGGTGCTGATAGCCCTTCTTCAGGTCGATATCATATTCGTTGTTGTCGGCTTTACTCGTATAGTGCATGTCCTTCTCGACATCGAAATCGACGCCTCCAACCGCATCCACCAGTTTGATGAATCCTTGGAAATCCGTATACACATAATATTGGACAGGGATGCCCAGTAGGTCGCTGACCGCGTTCATGGCCACATTCGGACCATGGGTGATGGCGGTATTGATTCGCTCTTTGCCGTACCCCTCAATATTTACATAGGTGTCCCGCAAAATGGAAAAGAGATTGATCTTTTTCGTAAGCGGGTCAAGCGATACAACCATCATGCTGTCGGAACGGGGGACTTCGCCTTTCTTTAGTCCGCGCGCATCAACGCCCATCACGAGAATATTTACGGTATCCGTACCCTCCCATTTTGGCGGATCCGGCGTATTTACTTTTTCGACATTTTCAATGCCGGCAAACGGAGATTCGTCGCCTTCCTTTTGCAAGCCATTCAATTGATTCAGAATAGAACCGAAATAAAATGCCGCCGCTCCGCCAACAAGCAGGATGAAGGCGGCAAGAGAAATCCATATGGTTCTCTTCGTCTTTCTGGTCATGCTAGCTCTCCTTTGTATTCAAAATGAAAGAACAAAATAAGTCCAAACGCTGAATCAGACCGAGGTCTTCCGTTCAGTTCCCCTTCACGACAAATGCGAAAAGAGTGAAAACCTCGCAGATGATTAAAGCTTGCTGAATTTTGACTGATACCATTATAATTTCTTTTTGGGCTACAAGCAATTTCAACAAAATCCAAGTGAGGTATAAACATGCTGGCGATTGATGTCAAAGATTTGCGCAAGTCATTCAGCGTGCAGAAGAGCCGCGGCGGGCTCAAGGGCGCGTTTCAGGATCTGTTTGCACGTCAATACCAGGAAGTGTTGGCTGTAAACGATATCTCGTTTCAAATTCCGCAGGGCGAAATCTGCGGTTATATCGGAGAGAACGGTGCCGGGAAATCAACGACGATCAAAATGTTGACCGGCATTTTGATGCCTACTTCGGGACACATCTCGGTGGGCGGATACGTTCCCTATCAGGAACGCGAAAAATTCGTGCAGAACATCGGCGTTGTGTTCGGACAGCGAAGCCAGTTGTGGTGGGATATCGGGGTCATCGAGTCGTTCCATCTGCTGCGGAAGGTGTATAAAGTCGGAGAAGCCGATTTCCGCAAACGGTTGGACGAATTGGTTGAGCGATTGCAGCTGCAGGAACTGCTGAACCGTCCGGTTCGCAAATTGAGCCTCGGCCAACGGATGCGCTGCGAGCTGGTGGCTGCCCTGCTGCACAACCCGGGGATCGTCTTTTTGGACGAACCGACCATCGGCCTCGATATCGTCGTCAAGTCGGAAATCCGCGAGTTTTTGAAAGACATGAACAGAGAACATGGCACAACGATTCTGCTGACGACACATGACTTGCAGGATATTGAAGCATTGTGCTCCAGAGTGATCATGCTGGATGCGGGCAATATCATTTATGATGGCGGGCTTGATCATCTGAAGTCTCAGTGGGGGACGGAGCGCGAAATTCGCTTCAAATTCGGAAAGGCCTATCCGCTAAGCCGCATGCAGGAATGGACTGCCGAACTGCCTGTGCGCTGGACGGCGGAGAATGAATTGTCGGCTTCGGTTTGGATTCCGCTGGAGCTCAACGTGTCCGACGTGCTGGCCCGGGTAGTGGGACAAGCGGACATTACGGATATTCAAATCATCGAAACCAATACGGATGAGATTGTGCGCAGCATCTACCAATCCGGTTCTGCGGATCGCCCTGAAATCGCAGGCGCCGAGAACGAAGCGGCAGGTGTATCCTGAAATGAACGGCGCTTATCTTGATTTTATACGCATTCGTTTTCTGACCATGCTGGCCTACCGGGTCAATTATTATTCCGGTATTCTGATATATACGCTTAACATCGGCGTGTATTACTTCACCTGGCAAGCTATCTATGGAAGCAGCGGCGAGCTTGGCGGTTTCACGGCAGCTCAGATGACGACCTATGTGGCCGTATCCTGGATGGCCCGGGCGTTTTACTTCAACAATCTGGACCGCGAGATCGCTGCGGACATCCGGGACGGCACGATTGCGATCCAATTCATACGACCGATCAACTATGTCATGGTCAAAATGATGCAGGGGCTCGGCGAAGGCGTATTCCGTTTTCTGCTGTTCATGATTCCGGGGATGCTGATTGCGATCCTGCTGTTCCCGGTTGAACTTCCGACCGCACCGTCGGCATGGATTGGATTTCTGGTCATGCTGTTCTTCAGCTTCCTGATCAACTCCCAGATCAACGTCATTACGGGGCTGGCCGCGTTTTTCGTCGAAAACAACGAAGGCATGATGCGCATGAAACGCGTAGTCGTCGATTTGTTTTCCGGCCTGATCGTGCCAATCAGCCTGTATCCGGGCTGGCTGGCGGCCGTGATGAAGGTGCTGCCCTTCCAGGCTATTACCTATTTGCCAGGCTCCGTGTTTACCGGACGGGTGGAAGGCACGGGAATCTGGAACGTACTGGGCCTGCAAGTATTATGGTTCGTCGTGCTGTTGATTCCGATGGTGCTGATCTGGCGCCAGGCGCGCAAGCGTCTGTTCGTGCAAGGAGGGTGACGGAATGTACTATTTGGGACTTGTATGGGAATATTTGAAAAATTACATGAAAACAAGGCTGACTTATCGGGCCGACTTCTGGGTTGAAATCATATCCGATCTGCTCTTTCAGGCCACGAACCTGATTTTTATCTTTGTGGTGTTCCGACACACCGATAATCTTGGCGGCTGGAGCGAAAGCGAGGTCCTGTTCGTCTACGGTTATTTCATGGTGCCTTACGGCATTTTCAGCTGTTTCATCAACATGTGGGGGTTCAGCGAGCGTTATATCGTCAAGGGCGAGATGGACCGCATTTTGACCAGGCCGACTCACAATTTGTTTCAAATCCTGCTGGAGAACGTGGACCCGCCCGCACTGGTGGGATCGTTCATCGGACTTGTCATCATGGTTCTCAGCGGAGCCGAAATGGGACTGGTGCTGGAGTGGTGGCATATTCCGGCGCTTGCCATCCTCGCGATCAGCTCGGTGCTGATCTATGCCGGGATTTATACGGCTCTGACGTCGCTGTCCTTTTATTCGGATGCGCCTACGGGCATTTTGCCATTGATGTACAACATTCAGGGATACGGGCGTTATCCCGTAACCATCTACAATCGCGCCATTCAGGTGCTGCTCACCTGGATCATTCCATTTGCGTTCGTGGGCATTTATCCGGCGGCCTTGTTCCTGGACCGGGCCGAAATGCATCGGATGGCCTTGCTTACGCCTGTCATGGGAATCGTTTTTGGGGCCATCGGACTGACATTATGGAATTTTGGCGTGAAACGATATCGCGGCGCAGGTTCGTAACATGACACTGTCCGCATAAACGGATTGAAGGAGGAATGCAGAATGACAGTAACGGAAGGCATGCAGGTTCCCGATTTCGAGCTGCCGTCCAGCTCGGGCGAACGTGTGAAGTTATCCGATTATCGCGGACAACGCGTGCTGCTCTATTTTTATCCCAAGGACTTAACCTCTGCCTGCTCGCAGCAGGCCTGCGATTTTCGCGATCGACATGAGGAATTCCAGGGGATGAACACGGTGATTCTGGGCATCAGCACAGATCCGATGAAACAGCATGACAAATTCATCGCCAAATATGGGCTTCCATTTGTCCTGTTGTCGGATGAGGAGCACAGCGTGGCCGAACAATTCGGAGTGTGGCAGCTTAAAAAGATGTACGGCCGGGAGTACATGGGCATCGTCCGTTCTACTTTTCTGATTGACGAAGAGGGGAAGCTGTTGAAGCAATGGTCCAAGGTGCGCGTTAAAGGGCATATCGAAGAGGCGCTCGAGGCGGTAAAGGCGCTGTAGTCACATATCTTAAGTGAATCCAAAGGTCGTGGTTGCGGATCATTCCGTAAAAGCGGCCTTTTTGGCATGCACATCTTTCCAAGTGTTCTAGGAGCCGCAGATGGTATTTATCTGTCATAGCTTCCTTCAGAGCGCGGTGGTTTGCCAGAAATCTTTTTTCTGAACCGATGAATGAGCAGCAGGAATAGAGGAATGACCGTGCTTACGGTAATGTCCAATTCGAACCAGGCAGGCATGATCGTGAGCGTGTAAAATATGATGTTTGGCGCAATCAGCACGCCCATAGCAAAGAAAAGCAGCATGGACGGAAGAATCAGCGGCTTGTAATTCTGCATTTTGAAGAGCTGCGCGGTTCCCACGATGAATGCGAAGATATGCAGCATGCTTTTGAAATACGTGGAGATCAGCCAAGCGATTGCCATCAATGCTTCGATCCGTTGGAAAAAACGGCCTATGTCAATCTTTTGGGCGAGGATGTAGGAAACGTAGATGTTATGCTGCGTTAGCATGGGGCCAAGCACCAGCAGGGACACCAGCAGCAGCATGCTTAGAAGAATGCCGCCGAACAATGCGGAGGTTAACATGTCCCTTTGAAGGTGAGGCCCTTTCGAGATATAGGGAAACAGCATGGATAGTACGATCAATTCGCCATAGGAAGTAAAGGCCCCCCGAATAATTCCATCTACGAAAGAGAGCCAGGGAATGCCGAAATAGGGCTTTAAATGGGAAGGATCGGCTTGAGGGAGCAAGGCCAGGATTAAAATCAGCATGCCCATAACGACAAACGGCGCCAACAGTTCCG contains the following coding sequences:
- a CDS encoding LCP family protein gives rise to the protein MTRKTKRTIWISLAAFILLVGGAAAFYFGSILNQLNGLQKEGDESPFAGIENVEKVNTPDPPKWEGTDTVNILVMGVDARGLKKGEVPRSDSMMVVSLDPLTKKINLFSILRDTYVNIEGYGKERINTAITHGPNVAMNAVSDLLGIPVQYYVYTDFQGFIKLVDAVGGVDFDVEKDMHYTSKADNNEYDIDLKKGYQHLDGETALMYVRFRHDAMSDFARSERQREFLKAVAAKMQSTTTIAKLPSILEEVSPYVDTNLTLSDMWKLGGLGYQSSMNGSEQVPPMDLLKEERTPGGAQVLTVTSEEKLKQHVQDIIHPPVEQNDSQDAANDKTASGDDQDTGQPAQ
- a CDS encoding ATP-binding cassette domain-containing protein — translated: MLAIDVKDLRKSFSVQKSRGGLKGAFQDLFARQYQEVLAVNDISFQIPQGEICGYIGENGAGKSTTIKMLTGILMPTSGHISVGGYVPYQEREKFVQNIGVVFGQRSQLWWDIGVIESFHLLRKVYKVGEADFRKRLDELVERLQLQELLNRPVRKLSLGQRMRCELVAALLHNPGIVFLDEPTIGLDIVVKSEIREFLKDMNREHGTTILLTTHDLQDIEALCSRVIMLDAGNIIYDGGLDHLKSQWGTEREIRFKFGKAYPLSRMQEWTAELPVRWTAENELSASVWIPLELNVSDVLARVVGQADITDIQIIETNTDEIVRSIYQSGSADRPEIAGAENEAAGVS
- a CDS encoding ABC-2 family transporter protein, giving the protein MNGAYLDFIRIRFLTMLAYRVNYYSGILIYTLNIGVYYFTWQAIYGSSGELGGFTAAQMTTYVAVSWMARAFYFNNLDREIAADIRDGTIAIQFIRPINYVMVKMMQGLGEGVFRFLLFMIPGMLIAILLFPVELPTAPSAWIGFLVMLFFSFLINSQINVITGLAAFFVENNEGMMRMKRVVVDLFSGLIVPISLYPGWLAAVMKVLPFQAITYLPGSVFTGRVEGTGIWNVLGLQVLWFVVLLIPMVLIWRQARKRLFVQGG
- a CDS encoding ABC-2 family transporter protein; this encodes MYYLGLVWEYLKNYMKTRLTYRADFWVEIISDLLFQATNLIFIFVVFRHTDNLGGWSESEVLFVYGYFMVPYGIFSCFINMWGFSERYIVKGEMDRILTRPTHNLFQILLENVDPPALVGSFIGLVIMVLSGAEMGLVLEWWHIPALAILAISSVLIYAGIYTALTSLSFYSDAPTGILPLMYNIQGYGRYPVTIYNRAIQVLLTWIIPFAFVGIYPAALFLDRAEMHRMALLTPVMGIVFGAIGLTLWNFGVKRYRGAGS
- the bcp gene encoding thioredoxin-dependent thiol peroxidase: MTVTEGMQVPDFELPSSSGERVKLSDYRGQRVLLYFYPKDLTSACSQQACDFRDRHEEFQGMNTVILGISTDPMKQHDKFIAKYGLPFVLLSDEEHSVAEQFGVWQLKKMYGREYMGIVRSTFLIDEEGKLLKQWSKVRVKGHIEEALEAVKAL
- a CDS encoding endospore germination permease, whose translation is MQMKEKLTIRQFAVLTFMVMIGDMILIYPTLVTYPGQQDGWICSLLAQPVGCCILWLMFKLYKAYPGKTLIEICYIALGRWFGFALAVCYLFYFLVGAAICIREVGDFLTTQIYLKTPIRAIIILLIASLTWGMLKGLGPIGKSAELLAPFVVMGMLILILALLPQADPSHLKPYFGIPWLSFVDGIIRGAFTSYGELIVLSMLFPYISKGPHLQRDMLTSALFGGILLSMLLLVSLLVLGPMLTQHNIYVSYILAQKIDIGRFFQRIEALMAIAWLISTYFKSMLHIFAFIVGTAQLFKMQNYKPLILPSMLLFFAMGVLIAPNIIFYTLTIMPAWFELDITVSTVIPLFLLLIHRFRKKISGKPPRSEGSYDR